In Planctomycetota bacterium, a single window of DNA contains:
- a CDS encoding lysophospholipid acyltransferase family protein — protein MGRTKKHAPPWIEWPAAALIRSAMFGPLVIGLDPARHVARSLGTLYPGLQPSRFQRAVRNLRDAYPEWSDEQVRRTAVGAYQHLFQLGVEFMYTPRLITSEGFPRHLIFTQIGGALEHMLSTRPCILVTGHCGNWELMGYAVSMLGFPMHAVYRPLDLRPLDRWMRETRMRRGLTLVSKFGAVKALPPLVRAGFPIGLVADQSGGDRGVFVPFFGRLTSTYKSIGMLALQTGATIICGASRRLPEGEDPPPGVWQTCPGPDPRERWGEGSLRYVIEIVDTFGPDDYMRQPDPLYYLTARYRRGIETMVRNAPEQYFWMHRVWRSRPLHERSGKPFPAHLRAKLEALPWMTPEAVRGIVDRSDADRADLARLQR, from the coding sequence GTGGGCCGCACCAAGAAACACGCCCCGCCGTGGATCGAGTGGCCGGCCGCGGCGCTCATCCGATCGGCGATGTTCGGCCCGCTGGTGATCGGCCTCGACCCGGCTCGCCACGTCGCGCGATCGCTCGGCACGCTCTACCCGGGGCTGCAGCCCTCGCGCTTCCAGCGGGCGGTGCGCAACCTGCGGGACGCGTACCCGGAGTGGTCCGACGAGCAGGTGCGGCGCACGGCCGTGGGCGCCTATCAGCACCTCTTCCAGCTCGGCGTCGAGTTCATGTATACGCCCCGGCTCATCACGAGCGAGGGGTTCCCGCGACACCTGATCTTCACGCAGATCGGCGGCGCGCTCGAGCACATGCTCTCGACGCGGCCGTGCATCCTCGTGACCGGGCACTGCGGCAACTGGGAGCTCATGGGGTACGCCGTCTCGATGCTGGGCTTTCCCATGCACGCGGTGTACCGCCCGCTGGACCTGCGCCCGCTGGACCGCTGGATGCGCGAGACGCGCATGCGCCGCGGGCTGACGCTGGTGAGCAAGTTCGGGGCGGTCAAGGCACTCCCGCCGCTGGTGCGGGCGGGGTTCCCGATCGGGCTGGTGGCGGACCAGTCGGGGGGCGACCGAGGGGTGTTCGTGCCGTTCTTCGGCCGCCTGACCTCGACGTACAAGTCGATCGGCATGCTCGCGCTGCAGACCGGGGCGACGATCATCTGCGGGGCCTCGCGCCGCCTGCCCGAGGGCGAGGACCCGCCCCCGGGCGTGTGGCAGACGTGCCCGGGCCCGGACCCGCGCGAACGCTGGGGCGAGGGCAGCCTGCGCTACGTCATCGAGATCGTCGACACGTTCGGGCCCGACGACTACATGCGACAGCCCGACCCGCTGTACTACCTCACCGCCCGGTACCGGCGCGGCATCGAGACCATGGTGCGCAACGCCCCCGAGCAGTACTTCTGGATGCACCGCGTGTGGCGAAGCCGCCCGCTGCACGAGCGGAGCGGGAAGCCGTTCCCCGCGCACCTGCGGGCGAAGCTGGAAGCCCTGCCGTGGATGACGCCGGAGGCGGTGCGGGGAATCGTTGATCGCAGCGACGCGGATCGGGCGGACTTGGCGAGATTGCAGCGGTAG
- a CDS encoding FmdB family transcriptional regulator: MPTYVYELLGKDGTPTGETFEIVQSIKDKALTKQPKTGVPCRRAIVAPAIAGKWSDIKGKAALSNKNLERMGFTKYERKGAGYMERVAGKFGPQSLGGDE, translated from the coding sequence ATGCCGACGTACGTGTACGAACTGCTGGGCAAGGACGGGACGCCGACGGGCGAAACGTTCGAGATCGTGCAGTCGATCAAGGACAAGGCGCTGACGAAGCAGCCCAAGACGGGCGTGCCGTGCCGCCGCGCGATCGTGGCGCCGGCGATCGCGGGGAAGTGGTCGGACATCAAGGGGAAGGCGGCGCTGTCGAACAAGAACCTGGAGCGCATGGGGTTCACGAAGTACGAGCGCAAGGGCGCGGGGTACATGGAGCGGGTGGCGGGGAAGTTCGGGCCGCAGAGCCTGGGCGGGGACGAGTAG
- a CDS encoding DMT family protein — protein MRALWTILLLFGSNAFMTTAWYYHLKQARWGMLVAIAASWLIALPEYCLQVPANRLGHFQHGGPFTAPQLKVIQEAITLLVFVAFSTIVLREKLRWTDAVGFALVFLGVGVSVLGPRLFGSAS, from the coding sequence ATGCGCGCCCTGTGGACAATCCTGCTCCTGTTCGGTTCCAACGCCTTCATGACCACCGCCTGGTACTACCACCTCAAGCAGGCGCGCTGGGGCATGCTGGTCGCCATCGCCGCCTCCTGGCTCATCGCCCTCCCCGAGTACTGCCTCCAGGTGCCCGCCAACCGGCTGGGGCACTTCCAGCACGGCGGGCCCTTCACCGCCCCGCAGCTCAAGGTCATCCAGGAGGCCATCACCCTCCTGGTCTTCGTCGCGTTCTCCACCATCGTGCTGCGCGAGAAACTCCGCTGGACCGACGCCGTCGGCTTCGCGCTCGTGTTCCTGGGCGTCGGGGTGTCCGTGCTCGGCCCGCGCCTGTTCGGGAGCGCGTCGTGA
- a CDS encoding O-antigen ligase family protein has product MMRMVSILSAIPSRTLSKSEQAIAPQARPAPLPIALGVTGLPDASDMHRAWWFWALLALRRLAALLAAACAAGPMVAVELGPIPLGVLYLAALPWRWREAAAILREPLFWAIWLWAAWITLSFLWTPDLSKGVWELGTSRFAWVALALYTELRSRRALIVALMAGFLLTNLSQAALAIVRAAGWHALDFNPHFPDRNPGWWVHPAVCGYMFVAALGLHLPVALRARSLAAWGARLALLLTWAGIFATGTRGAMISGLLLCAFAGVFEFFRRWRLGTRPLRARLAVGAGITLALASLGATLAVASEHPGRRIREGVVEVRRVIVERDVSTFTGARVQFALWAWELWTQHPVRGVGAGGYEQAVRSMLEARAEAPRTPHIAPQAHNGPLHAAATLGLVGLALFVSIAFIALRASVRLAHLPGAIPLDASPAWALVGVVLILPFDVPYVNSPPAALLAVLFALSLRGPAR; this is encoded by the coding sequence ATGATGCGCATGGTGTCGATCCTCTCCGCCATTCCTTCCCGCACCCTTTCAAAATCCGAACAAGCGATCGCTCCACAAGCCCGCCCCGCCCCGCTCCCCATCGCCCTGGGCGTCACGGGCCTGCCCGACGCCTCGGACATGCACCGCGCGTGGTGGTTCTGGGCCCTGCTCGCGCTCCGCCGCCTGGCCGCGCTGCTCGCCGCGGCCTGCGCCGCGGGCCCGATGGTCGCGGTCGAACTCGGGCCCATCCCGCTGGGCGTGCTGTACCTGGCGGCTCTTCCCTGGCGCTGGCGAGAGGCCGCCGCCATTCTGCGCGAGCCGCTCTTCTGGGCGATCTGGCTCTGGGCCGCGTGGATCACCCTCTCGTTCCTCTGGACGCCCGATCTCTCCAAGGGCGTGTGGGAACTCGGCACGTCGCGCTTCGCGTGGGTCGCGCTCGCGCTCTACACCGAACTGCGCAGCCGGCGTGCGCTGATCGTGGCGCTCATGGCCGGCTTTCTGCTCACGAACCTCTCGCAGGCCGCGCTGGCCATCGTCCGCGCCGCGGGCTGGCATGCGCTCGACTTCAACCCGCACTTCCCCGATCGCAACCCCGGCTGGTGGGTGCATCCGGCCGTCTGCGGCTACATGTTCGTCGCCGCCCTGGGGCTGCACCTGCCCGTGGCGCTGCGCGCCCGAAGCCTCGCGGCGTGGGGTGCGCGCCTCGCGCTGCTCCTCACCTGGGCGGGCATCTTCGCCACCGGCACGCGCGGCGCCATGATCTCGGGGCTGCTGCTCTGCGCGTTCGCGGGCGTCTTTGAGTTCTTCCGGCGCTGGCGCCTGGGCACGCGCCCACTCCGCGCCCGCCTCGCCGTCGGCGCGGGCATCACGCTCGCGCTCGCTTCCCTGGGCGCCACGCTCGCCGTCGCGTCCGAGCACCCGGGGCGGCGTATCCGCGAGGGCGTGGTCGAAGTCCGCCGCGTCATCGTCGAGCGCGACGTTTCCACCTTCACCGGCGCCCGCGTGCAGTTCGCCCTGTGGGCGTGGGAACTCTGGACGCAGCACCCCGTGCGGGGCGTCGGCGCGGGGGGCTACGAGCAGGCGGTGCGGTCGATGCTCGAGGCGCGCGCCGAAGCGCCCCGCACGCCCCACATCGCCCCGCAGGCGCACAACGGGCCGCTGCACGCCGCCGCCACGCTCGGGCTGGTCGGGCTCGCGCTCTTCGTCTCGATCGCGTTCATCGCGCTGCGCGCGTCGGTCCGCCTGGCGCACCTGCCCGGCGCGATCCCGCTCGACGCCTCGCCCGCATGGGCGCTCGTGGGCGTCGTGCTCATCCTGCCCTTCGACGTGCCGTACGTGAACTCTCCGCCCGCCGCCCTGCTCGCCGTGCTTTTCGCGCTCTCGCTCAGGGGCCCGGCGCGATAG
- a CDS encoding response regulator: MTETGRLADVKVLIVDDDPDVLESMDAAFQAEGALTQVATDGNEAVRICQGEVPDLVVLDMMLPRRSGFLVLEKIKGYEDAPAVIMVTANEGRRHEAYASSLGVDRYLQKPVPLGQLLDAAVEIMDARDASTPDDEE; this comes from the coding sequence ATGACCGAGACCGGGCGATTGGCGGACGTGAAGGTGCTGATCGTGGACGACGATCCTGACGTGCTGGAGTCGATGGACGCGGCGTTTCAGGCCGAGGGAGCGCTGACGCAGGTGGCGACCGACGGGAACGAGGCGGTGCGGATCTGCCAGGGCGAGGTGCCGGACCTGGTGGTGCTGGACATGATGCTGCCGCGGCGGTCGGGGTTTCTGGTGCTGGAGAAGATCAAGGGGTACGAGGACGCGCCGGCGGTGATCATGGTGACGGCGAACGAGGGGCGACGGCACGAGGCGTACGCGTCGTCGCTGGGGGTAGACCGCTATCTTCAGAAGCCGGTGCCGCTGGGGCAGCTGCTCGACGCCGCGGTGGAGATCATGGACGCGCGTGACGCGTCGACGCCCGACGACGAGGAGTAG
- a CDS encoding trypsin-like peptidase domain-containing protein: protein MTKNTRWMIPVIAALTSTGAWGQPEMTPPVPAADLAFANSLSNAFKSVASHAEPAVIHIMALAKQRRVRYDWFGTPMEVGEAQLVPVSQGSGFLIDDQGTAVTNNHVIAGANALRVKAADGREYDATVVGRDESTDLAVIRVNFGDTPQMVRPLKLGNSEALEVGEWVVAIGSPFGFSNTVTAGIVSAKGRSLTPRETGRTYEDFIQTDAAINPGNSGGPLLNLQGEVVGVNSAIASRSGGFQGLGFAIPSLTTRAVVDNILANGRVVRGWLGVELTDAPMNPQRGSDQSRGVLVSRVVAESPAEKAGLKEGDVIVRYQGQWVNEVRLRNAIAVTRPGSKAELEVRRADKTVTLAAEVGDFASSVSELGQADFGDMGMTARTLTLDETRKMGYRNVRGVLVEDVRPNTPAARSGLEPGDIIVQVNRTTVTNVKQFAQLVSSSDFGPGARLGVIRGNRQGYIEFQP, encoded by the coding sequence ATGACGAAGAACACTCGGTGGATGATTCCGGTGATCGCGGCTCTGACGAGCACGGGCGCCTGGGGGCAGCCGGAGATGACGCCCCCGGTGCCGGCGGCGGACCTGGCGTTCGCGAACAGCCTGTCGAACGCGTTCAAGTCGGTTGCGTCGCACGCGGAGCCGGCGGTGATCCACATCATGGCGCTGGCGAAGCAGCGCCGGGTGCGGTACGACTGGTTCGGCACGCCGATGGAGGTCGGCGAGGCGCAACTGGTGCCGGTGAGCCAGGGGTCGGGGTTCCTGATCGACGACCAGGGCACGGCGGTGACGAACAACCACGTGATCGCGGGGGCGAACGCGCTGCGCGTGAAGGCGGCGGACGGGCGCGAGTACGACGCGACGGTGGTCGGGCGGGATGAGAGCACGGACCTGGCGGTGATCCGCGTGAACTTCGGCGACACGCCGCAGATGGTGAGGCCGCTGAAGCTGGGGAACAGCGAGGCGCTCGAGGTGGGCGAGTGGGTGGTGGCGATCGGCTCGCCGTTCGGGTTTTCGAACACGGTGACGGCGGGGATCGTCTCGGCGAAGGGGCGGTCGCTGACGCCGCGGGAGACGGGGCGGACGTACGAGGACTTCATCCAGACGGACGCGGCGATCAACCCGGGGAACTCGGGCGGCCCGCTGCTGAACCTGCAGGGCGAGGTGGTGGGCGTGAACTCGGCGATCGCGTCGCGGTCGGGCGGGTTCCAGGGGCTGGGGTTCGCGATTCCCAGCCTGACGACGCGGGCGGTGGTGGACAACATCCTGGCGAACGGGCGGGTGGTGCGCGGGTGGCTGGGGGTGGAGCTGACAGACGCGCCGATGAACCCGCAGCGCGGGAGCGATCAGTCGCGGGGCGTGCTGGTGAGCCGCGTGGTGGCGGAGAGCCCGGCGGAGAAGGCGGGCCTCAAGGAAGGTGACGTCATCGTGCGGTACCAGGGGCAGTGGGTGAACGAGGTGCGCCTGCGCAACGCGATCGCGGTGACGCGCCCGGGCTCCAAGGCGGAACTGGAAGTGCGCCGGGCGGACAAGACGGTGACGCTCGCGGCGGAGGTCGGCGACTTCGCGTCGTCGGTGTCGGAGCTCGGCCAGGCGGACTTCGGGGACATGGGGATGACCGCGCGCACGCTGACGCTCGACGAGACCCGCAAGATGGGGTACCGCAACGTGCGGGGCGTGCTGGTGGAAGACGTGCGCCCCAACACGCCCGCGGCGAGGTCCGGGCTCGAGCCCGGCGACATCATCGTGCAGGTGAATCGCACCACCGTGACCAACGTCAAGCAGTTCGCGCAGCTCGTGAGCTCGTCCGACTTCGGGCCCGGCGCGCGGCTGGGTGTGATCCGCGGGAACCGGCAGGGCTACATCGAGTTCCAGCCGTAA
- a CDS encoding DASS family sodium-coupled anion symporter produces MTGHEPRTARATFLRVGAGVVAGALVYALLGAALSEEGRRVAALGVCIALWWVTEALPLEATGLAPIALFPLFGVATVEQAAAPYANPVIFLFLGGMILGQAMERWNLHRRVALWALAQVGAAPFMLIGGVLAITAFLSMWVSNTAAAVMMAPIAASIAGIIASPAPGARRGIPLGAALLLAVAYGASIGGLGSLIGTPPTAQFAAFMQRELDRPVSFGEWLRFGLCIVLIMGVAAWGVLSLLCAERTDPSSRAGVRDEIARQRRDLGAWTMGERVVLGTFLVAAFGWLGAPALARAPDLAGTLIADVCSRLKDSVVAIAAALALFILPGSLRPFRPVLTWHEAERVPWGVLILSGGGLSLADALSRHGVDAALAGALAPLAGAPLLVLLFVLACGAIILTEFASNTALAAAALPVALAVARSMDVPPPLLLVTIVVAASLGFMMPAGTPPNAIVYATRRVTMRQMMNAGFRLDLLAAALAPVAVYAAWKLGLLPGT; encoded by the coding sequence GTGACCGGGCACGAGCCTCGCACCGCGCGGGCCACCTTCCTCCGCGTGGGCGCGGGGGTCGTCGCCGGCGCGTTGGTCTACGCCCTGCTGGGCGCCGCGCTCTCAGAAGAAGGCCGGCGCGTTGCCGCCCTGGGCGTCTGCATCGCGCTCTGGTGGGTGACCGAGGCCCTGCCACTCGAGGCGACCGGGCTGGCGCCGATCGCGCTCTTCCCGCTCTTCGGCGTCGCGACCGTCGAGCAGGCCGCCGCCCCCTACGCCAACCCCGTGATCTTCCTCTTCCTCGGCGGGATGATCCTCGGGCAGGCGATGGAACGCTGGAACCTGCACCGGCGCGTCGCGCTGTGGGCCCTCGCGCAGGTCGGCGCCGCCCCGTTCATGCTCATCGGGGGCGTGCTGGCCATCACCGCGTTCCTGAGCATGTGGGTGTCGAACACCGCCGCCGCCGTCATGATGGCCCCCATCGCCGCCAGCATCGCGGGCATCATCGCTTCCCCCGCGCCCGGCGCCCGCCGCGGCATCCCCCTCGGCGCCGCCCTCCTCCTCGCCGTCGCCTACGGCGCCAGCATCGGCGGGCTGGGCTCGCTCATCGGCACGCCTCCCACGGCCCAGTTCGCCGCCTTCATGCAGCGCGAGCTCGACCGCCCCGTGTCCTTCGGCGAGTGGCTCCGCTTCGGGCTGTGCATCGTGCTCATCATGGGCGTCGCGGCGTGGGGCGTGCTCTCCCTCCTCTGCGCCGAACGCACCGACCCCTCCAGCCGCGCGGGCGTGCGCGACGAGATCGCCCGCCAACGCCGCGACCTCGGCGCCTGGACCATGGGCGAGCGCGTCGTCCTCGGCACCTTCCTCGTCGCGGCCTTCGGCTGGCTCGGCGCCCCCGCGCTCGCACGCGCCCCGGATCTCGCGGGCACGCTCATCGCCGACGTCTGCTCGCGGCTCAAGGACTCGGTCGTCGCCATCGCCGCCGCCCTCGCGCTCTTCATCCTCCCCGGCTCGCTGCGACCCTTCCGCCCCGTGCTCACTTGGCACGAGGCCGAACGCGTGCCCTGGGGCGTGCTCATCCTCTCCGGGGGCGGGCTGTCATTGGCCGACGCGCTGAGCCGGCACGGCGTGGACGCCGCCCTGGCCGGCGCGCTGGCGCCGCTCGCGGGCGCGCCGCTGCTGGTCTTGCTGTTCGTGCTCGCGTGCGGGGCGATCATCCTGACCGAGTTCGCGAGCAACACCGCGCTCGCCGCCGCCGCGTTGCCCGTCGCGCTCGCCGTCGCCCGCTCCATGGACGTCCCGCCGCCCCTGCTGCTCGTCACCATCGTCGTGGCGGCGAGCCTGGGCTTTATGATGCCCGCCGGCACGCCCCCCAACGCCATCGTCTACGCCACCCGGCGCGTCACGATGCGACAGATGATGAACGCCGGCTTCCGCCTCGACCTGCTCGCGGCCGCCCTCGCCCCCGTCGCCGTCTACGCCGCCTGGAAACTCGGCCTGCTGCCGGGAACCTGA
- a CDS encoding 7-carboxy-7-deazaguanine synthase QueE produces the protein MPLSLPISETFRSIQGEGKLAGVPSFFIRMSGCNLRCAWCDTPYASWNPEPSIRMLDDLLAEARGSGVRHAVLTGGEPMMFAQIEPLAAALRAHGMHITIETAGTIDRAVACDLMSISPKLANSTPREGDPRDPGGTWRRLHEQRRINLPVLQALLDRCPGRQLKFVVAPGSLDADLAEIDALLARLRGWSPDDVLLMPEGVTPTDAAPRRAIASACMERGWRYCPRLHIDLFGNVRGT, from the coding sequence CATCTCCGAGACGTTCCGCTCCATCCAGGGCGAAGGGAAGCTCGCCGGCGTGCCGTCGTTCTTCATCCGGATGAGCGGATGCAACCTCCGCTGCGCCTGGTGCGACACCCCGTACGCGAGCTGGAATCCCGAGCCGTCCATCCGGATGCTCGATGATCTCCTCGCGGAAGCACGGGGGTCGGGTGTTCGCCACGCCGTCCTGACCGGCGGCGAGCCCATGATGTTCGCGCAGATCGAGCCCCTCGCCGCGGCGTTGCGCGCGCATGGCATGCACATCACCATCGAGACCGCCGGCACCATCGACCGCGCCGTGGCGTGCGACCTGATGTCCATCAGCCCGAAACTCGCGAACTCCACGCCCCGCGAGGGCGACCCGCGTGATCCGGGCGGCACGTGGCGACGCCTGCACGAACAACGCCGCATCAACCTGCCGGTGCTCCAGGCGCTGCTCGACCGGTGCCCCGGGCGGCAACTCAAGTTCGTCGTCGCGCCGGGCTCGCTCGATGCGGACCTGGCCGAGATCGACGCCCTGCTCGCCCGCCTCCGCGGGTGGTCGCCCGACGACGTCCTGCTCATGCCCGAAGGGGTGACCCCGACGGACGCCGCGCCGCGGCGTGCGATCGCAAGTGCCTGTATGGAACGCGGTTGGCGGTACTGCCCACGCCTGCACATCGATCTGTTCGGGAATGTCCGCGGAACGTGA